From Paenibacillus sp. V4I7, one genomic window encodes:
- a CDS encoding ABC transporter ATP-binding protein produces the protein MTLIHIENASKHYTMGEETIKALDDVSLDINHGEFVAIMGPSSSGKSTRMNIIGCLDIVDKGIYDLDGQAINVLKDSQLAEIRNQKIGFVFQSFNLLPRFSAYENVELPLIYRGMSKKEREPFVLQALEAVDLLDRKRHFPSELSGGQQQRVAIARTLAGDPPIILADESTGALDSKTGVEILNILKRLNAQGRTIILITHDLLIAQQAKRIVRLNEVV, from the coding sequence ATGACGTTAATTCACATCGAGAATGCCAGTAAACATTATACGATGGGCGAGGAAACGATTAAAGCATTAGATGATGTCTCATTAGATATTAATCATGGAGAGTTCGTAGCAATCATGGGTCCATCAAGTTCCGGCAAATCCACACGGATGAACATCATCGGGTGCTTGGATATTGTAGATAAAGGTATTTATGACCTAGATGGTCAAGCAATAAACGTGCTTAAGGATTCTCAGCTTGCTGAGATTCGTAATCAGAAGATTGGATTTGTTTTTCAGAGTTTTAACCTGCTGCCGAGATTTAGTGCCTATGAGAATGTAGAGTTGCCCTTGATCTATAGGGGAATGAGCAAAAAGGAAAGAGAGCCGTTTGTTTTACAAGCACTGGAAGCGGTGGACTTGCTAGATCGCAAGAGGCATTTTCCATCAGAATTATCTGGCGGGCAGCAGCAGCGTGTCGCTATTGCGCGAACGTTGGCAGGAGATCCTCCGATCATCTTGGCAGATGAATCTACGGGAGCGTTAGATTCGAAGACAGGTGTAGAGATTTTAAACATATTAAAGAGATTAAATGCACAAGGTCGGACGATTATTTTGATTACGCATGACTTATTGATTGCGCAGCAGGCGAAGCGGATTGTGCGGTTGAATGAAGTTGTTTAA
- a CDS encoding carbohydrate ABC transporter permease, giving the protein MRRRKTVEDRVLDSIIAVVLVIIVFVTVYPFYYILLITFNAGTDTAAGGMYLWPRSFTLGNYLYFLENPKWIKSLGISVLRTVIGTSLAVLFTCLVAYGLSKRDLIFRRSYFLIVIVSMNFSGGLISYYIVLKSLKLINTFGVYVIPSMLNLFFLLIAISFFREIPDELGESARMDGASEIRIFTKIILPVSMPLLATMSLFLGSGQWNSWLDSAYFVQDEDLRTLTYRMMQVINQSMVPSGEAQMAAMSRSSVTPFSIQATAMVISIVPILGVYPFLQKHFVSGIMLGSVKG; this is encoded by the coding sequence TTGCGCAGAAGAAAAACAGTCGAGGATCGCGTACTGGATTCCATTATAGCGGTCGTCCTAGTCATCATCGTTTTTGTTACGGTATATCCGTTCTATTACATTTTGTTGATCACGTTTAACGCCGGCACCGATACAGCCGCCGGAGGCATGTATCTATGGCCGAGAAGCTTCACGCTCGGTAACTATCTCTATTTCCTCGAAAATCCGAAGTGGATTAAATCATTGGGTATCTCGGTGCTTCGAACTGTCATAGGGACATCGCTTGCCGTTCTCTTTACTTGTTTAGTTGCTTATGGACTGTCCAAGAGAGATCTGATTTTCAGGAGAAGCTATTTCTTAATTGTAATCGTATCCATGAACTTCTCCGGCGGATTGATCTCCTACTATATCGTTTTAAAGAGCCTTAAACTGATTAATACATTTGGTGTTTATGTCATTCCGAGCATGCTGAATCTGTTTTTCCTGCTAATCGCGATCTCCTTTTTTAGGGAAATTCCCGATGAACTTGGGGAATCGGCACGTATGGATGGCGCCTCTGAAATTCGCATTTTCACAAAGATCATACTTCCGGTTTCTATGCCGCTGCTTGCGACGATGAGTCTATTCTTAGGCTCAGGACAGTGGAACTCATGGCTTGATTCCGCTTATTTCGTACAGGACGAGGACTTGCGTACGCTTACCTATCGAATGATGCAAGTCATTAATCAGTCGATGGTCCCTTCCGGAGAAGCGCAGATGGCCGCCATGTCGCGATCGAGCGTCACACCATTTTCTATTCAGGCCACCGCCATGGTTATATCGATCGTTCCCATTCTCGGCGTGTACCCGTTTCTGCAAAAGCATTTCGTATCGGGTATAATGCTTGGTTCCGTCAAGGGTTGA
- a CDS encoding sensor histidine kinase gives MSTKMIVGYILLIIIPFLTFAYFVYSQMNDKFIAKYQLANQQNIEQLAVNLDASLVKIESLYSIYQNNNALIEFLRGDYTNDRDLIYAYLKEIVPAISFSYLGDKLVRNLTIYPKYEERLLNVTGFKAYHELEDVIKTSDWKAMGPKKGIWTIDSIGEVPTLAYFHKIYNDSYSNDLGVLQITVQSIFFKEFLDQLRSLHPNNVILLVSQDGNIVYQKMDNSFPKNQLMEIKSSALANWSKTFMTDRNQMLVNSTDLSRLGLKIIEINQKDALFTLLRHKIWWITGGFALLALLTILYYVFVSSLTKRLILLSRHMRRVEADSLYHPYTGRVGIDEVGFLILNYNGMINRIDELVNRVQKVELLKKEAEFRMLQAQIQPHFLYNTLETMRMLARASGDSTVADMAYSLGDLLRYSLSKQDETTFQDELNNVKRYLSIHQIRMSDLYYEIVPEEGLMTLKCPRFILQPLVENSIIHGLSKRRGAKQIAIRFAKEQDYAIIEVSDNGSGISEDALTVLRQALAGEAVSGISETQGMGIGLTNVAERVKAYFGGQSGVMFSSLPGEGTVCSLRLYLKENGDAEVNDRRR, from the coding sequence ATGAGTACTAAAATGATTGTAGGCTATATTCTTCTGATTATTATTCCGTTCCTTACTTTTGCCTATTTTGTTTATAGCCAGATGAATGATAAGTTTATTGCGAAATACCAACTAGCTAATCAGCAGAATATTGAACAATTAGCTGTTAATCTTGACGCTAGTCTAGTTAAGATCGAATCACTTTACTCGATATATCAGAATAACAACGCTTTAATTGAATTTTTGCGAGGAGACTACACCAATGATCGAGATTTAATTTACGCCTATCTGAAAGAAATCGTACCCGCTATTTCATTTTCATATCTTGGAGATAAACTTGTGCGAAATCTTACCATATACCCTAAATATGAAGAACGTTTACTGAACGTTACCGGTTTTAAGGCTTATCACGAATTGGAAGATGTCATTAAAACCTCTGATTGGAAGGCAATGGGTCCGAAAAAAGGGATATGGACAATCGATTCCATCGGTGAAGTACCAACACTGGCTTACTTTCACAAGATTTATAACGATTCGTACTCTAACGATCTTGGTGTACTTCAAATTACTGTTCAATCCATATTCTTTAAGGAGTTCCTCGATCAGCTTCGGAGTCTCCATCCTAACAATGTGATCCTATTGGTGAGTCAAGATGGCAACATCGTGTATCAAAAAATGGACAATTCTTTTCCCAAAAATCAACTAATGGAGATTAAGTCTTCCGCACTTGCGAATTGGAGTAAAACGTTTATGACTGATCGCAACCAAATGCTTGTCAATTCAACGGACTTGTCGAGACTGGGGCTTAAGATTATTGAAATTAACCAGAAGGATGCCTTGTTTACGTTGCTCCGCCATAAGATCTGGTGGATAACGGGAGGCTTTGCATTGCTTGCCTTGTTGACCATTCTGTATTACGTTTTTGTTTCTTCCCTGACCAAACGACTCATTCTATTGTCGCGACATATGCGCCGGGTAGAAGCTGATTCCTTATATCACCCGTACACTGGGCGCGTAGGAATAGATGAGGTCGGGTTTCTGATCTTGAACTACAATGGCATGATCAATCGAATTGATGAACTGGTAAACCGTGTCCAAAAAGTAGAATTGCTGAAGAAAGAAGCTGAGTTTAGAATGCTGCAAGCACAAATCCAGCCCCATTTTTTATATAATACGCTGGAAACGATGCGCATGCTGGCCAGGGCAAGTGGTGATTCCACTGTTGCGGATATGGCTTATTCCCTTGGGGATCTTTTGCGTTACAGTTTGTCCAAACAAGATGAAACGACTTTTCAGGATGAATTGAACAATGTAAAAAGATACCTCTCCATCCATCAAATTCGGATGAGTGATCTTTACTATGAGATAGTCCCTGAAGAAGGGCTGATGACGTTAAAATGTCCGAGGTTTATTTTACAACCTCTTGTTGAAAATAGTATCATTCATGGTCTATCGAAGCGAAGAGGGGCCAAGCAAATCGCCATACGATTTGCCAAGGAGCAGGATTACGCTATCATCGAGGTGTCTGACAACGGATCAGGTATTTCCGAAGATGCGCTTACAGTACTGCGGCAAGCACTTGCAGGCGAAGCTGTTAGTGGTATTTCTGAAACACAAGGAATGGGCATTGGCCTTACAAATGTAGCCGAACGGGTGAAAGCGTATTTCGGGGGGCAATCAGGCGTGATGTTTAGCAGCCTTCCTGGTGAGGGGACTGTTTGTTCACTTCGACTTTATTTAAAGGAGAACGGCGATGCTGAAGTTAATGATCGTAGACGATGA
- a CDS encoding helix-turn-helix domain-containing protein, whose protein sequence is MPLTLDTLSEHCRINKYHICRLFQKSEQTSQLAYLKDRRVEATIALLRTTDLPIHEVGGRCGYESPRLEFPYHAIYFE, encoded by the coding sequence GTGCCTTTAACACTAGATACGCTTTCCGAGCATTGTAGGATCAACAAGTATCACATATGCAGGTTGTTCCAGAAGTCTGAGCAAACCTCGCAGCTTGCATACCTGAAAGATCGACGGGTGGAGGCAACCATTGCTTTGCTCAGAACCACGGATTTGCCTATCCATGAAGTTGGGGGGCGTTGTGGCTACGAAAGTCCAAGGCTGGAATTCCCTTATCATGCCATTTATTTTGAATAA
- a CDS encoding sugar ABC transporter permease, whose translation MNNDVFLKRFQNQLPFQLFVWVGLVFLLIFSYIPMFGIIIAFKNYKISTGIEGIFTSSWAGLTHFKELINDYNFPMLVRNTLVLSLLKIIFSYPIPILFAILLSEVKHVFLKRFVQTVSYLPHFVSWVVVTGIAYSFFSSGFGIINYLLQSLHLVDKPLDILTNPDAFWGLAVSTAIWKEAGWWTIIFLAALAGIDPSLYEAAEIDGAGRLKRILYITLPGLKNASIVVLILTIGSMLGGGLVGSNFEQAMLLGNTLNSEKSQIIQTYAFTIGLAQGRFSFATAIDLMQSVISVMLIFTSNAIAKRVSGTGLF comes from the coding sequence ATGAACAATGACGTATTTCTAAAACGCTTTCAAAATCAGCTGCCTTTTCAGCTATTTGTCTGGGTCGGGCTTGTGTTCCTATTGATTTTTAGTTACATTCCGATGTTTGGAATTATTATTGCGTTCAAGAATTATAAAATATCGACAGGAATTGAAGGTATTTTTACAAGCTCGTGGGCTGGGCTTACCCACTTCAAAGAGTTAATTAATGATTACAATTTTCCGATGCTAGTGCGCAATACTCTGGTTTTAAGCTTGTTAAAAATCATCTTTTCCTACCCAATCCCGATTTTGTTTGCCATTCTGCTCAGTGAAGTGAAGCATGTATTCCTCAAACGGTTCGTCCAGACGGTCAGTTACTTGCCTCATTTTGTTTCCTGGGTAGTTGTAACCGGCATTGCTTATTCGTTCTTCTCAAGCGGTTTCGGCATCATTAACTACCTATTGCAATCGCTCCATCTTGTGGATAAACCGCTCGACATTCTGACGAACCCGGATGCCTTCTGGGGACTCGCAGTTTCTACGGCCATCTGGAAAGAGGCCGGATGGTGGACGATTATCTTTCTTGCGGCACTTGCCGGTATCGATCCTTCACTCTATGAGGCTGCGGAAATCGATGGGGCGGGGCGGCTTAAGCGAATTCTCTATATTACGCTGCCCGGGCTGAAGAACGCAAGCATCGTTGTTTTGATTCTGACAATTGGCAGCATGCTAGGCGGCGGCTTAGTCGGATCGAATTTTGAACAGGCGATGCTGCTCGGCAATACATTAAACAGCGAGAAGTCTCAGATCATTCAGACCTACGCTTTCACGATAGGGCTTGCGCAAGGAAGATTCTCGTTCGCAACCGCAATTGATTTGATGCAATCCGTTATTTCGGTCATGCTGATTTTCACCAGCAACGCGATTGCCAAGCGTGTGTCGGGAACTGGATTGTTCTAG
- the sigK gene encoding RNA polymerase sporulation sigma factor SigK produces the protein MLRVHNLKKFDNTGEDLEDLISIGTIGLIKAIESFSPNKGTKMATFAARCIENEILMHLRSLKKTRKDVSLHDPIGTDKEGNEITLIDILGTEADDVVDKVQLKIEKSKIYRNLEILDDREKEVVVGRFGLELGGEERTQREIAKELGISRSYVSRIEKRALMKLYHEFYKAKR, from the coding sequence TTGCTTCGTGTTCACAACCTCAAAAAATTCGACAACACAGGAGAAGATCTCGAGGATTTAATCTCGATTGGGACGATCGGTTTGATTAAGGCGATCGAGTCGTTTTCGCCGAACAAAGGGACGAAGATGGCGACATTCGCGGCTCGCTGTATCGAGAACGAGATCCTGATGCATCTGCGTTCACTGAAGAAAACGCGCAAAGATGTGTCTTTGCATGATCCCATCGGAACGGACAAAGAGGGGAACGAAATTACGTTGATCGACATCCTCGGCACGGAAGCTGACGATGTCGTGGATAAAGTGCAGCTTAAAATAGAGAAGAGCAAAATCTATCGCAATCTGGAGATCTTGGATGATCGGGAGAAGGAAGTTGTGGTTGGACGGTTTGGGTTGGAGCTTGGCGGGGAAGAGCGGACGCAGCGGGAGATTGCGAAGGAGCTAGGGATTTCGCGTTCGTATGTGTCGAGGATCGAGAAAAGAGCGCTGATGAAGCTGTATCATGAGTTTTATAAGGCGAAGCGGTGA
- a CDS encoding AraC family transcriptional regulator, whose protein sequence is MELPKVNVENMNVKISLGGLLLNVLYIRFGVFYQSFLEHSHSMKSYELHYIPQGQGILVANGRNYPIHPGTLYMTGPDIAHEQITVLSDPMAEYCICFEVLANNINDDPDLSSIANQFVQTTFWFGQDKQNLLPLFEQLSYETTNQYIGYYLTVQHIIEQIVIKLVRNYTNSVLTSSAMPLKTLDDERVVIIENSFLYNYDDLTIQKLAQKLGLSVRQTERTIQQYYGQSFTQKKTQARMTAAVHLLITTSMTISEIARHVGFSSLEHFCTAFKKYYNTSAGEFRSLRKPFDHNVTCH, encoded by the coding sequence GTGGAGCTCCCAAAAGTTAATGTCGAAAATATGAACGTTAAGATTTCGTTAGGCGGTTTATTGTTAAACGTTTTGTATATCAGATTCGGGGTCTTTTATCAATCCTTTCTCGAACACAGCCATAGCATGAAAAGCTACGAACTGCATTATATTCCTCAGGGACAGGGAATCTTGGTAGCAAACGGCCGAAATTATCCGATACATCCTGGCACTCTTTATATGACTGGCCCAGATATTGCGCACGAGCAAATCACGGTTCTCTCCGACCCTATGGCGGAATACTGCATATGCTTTGAAGTGTTGGCCAATAACATTAACGATGATCCGGATCTTTCCTCTATAGCAAACCAATTCGTTCAAACAACTTTTTGGTTCGGTCAGGACAAGCAGAATTTGTTGCCATTGTTCGAGCAACTCTCCTATGAAACAACCAATCAATATATCGGCTACTACCTGACGGTTCAACATATTATCGAGCAGATCGTCATCAAGCTGGTCAGAAACTACACAAACAGTGTTCTGACCTCCTCTGCTATGCCGCTTAAAACCTTAGACGACGAGAGAGTCGTTATCATTGAAAATAGTTTTTTATACAACTATGATGATTTAACTATACAGAAGCTCGCTCAAAAACTGGGACTAAGTGTGAGACAGACGGAGAGAACCATTCAACAGTATTATGGCCAATCGTTTACGCAAAAAAAGACCCAAGCAAGAATGACGGCTGCCGTTCACCTTCTTATTACAACCTCAATGACCATTAGTGAAATAGCGCGACATGTCGGTTTTTCTTCATTGGAACATTTTTGTACTGCTTTTAAGAAATACTACAATACCTCGGCAGGTGAGTTTCGCTCCTTGCGCAAGCCCTTTGATCACAATGTGACATGTCATTGA
- a CDS encoding beta-propeller fold lactonase family protein, with the protein MTTCRPSPSFHFAYVTNYNDNTLSVIDTRTRKVKATIKTGSGPFEIAVTPDGKYAYVVNKRDNTAQVIKRKTNTIIRTIQVGKSPSDVGTSRKFVYVTNSADHTVSVICIKKQKVVETIMVGKRPVGVTITPKKMGKKTLGFVSNNDSNTISIFDVKHNKVIDTIKAGVGPDQIAFTTNRKLAYVTTDDNVLVIGIHSRRILKKIKVGVKPIGVAITPNNKFAYVGNEGDNTVSVIKLFNNKVIATIPVGIKPGIVAITQNSKYAYVANFGENTVSVIRIRDNKVIDTITVGNAASGLAIIPL; encoded by the coding sequence GTGACCACGTGTAGACCTTCGCCATCATTTCATTTCGCTTATGTCACGAACTACAACGATAATACCCTGTCGGTGATTGATACCCGAACAAGAAAGGTTAAGGCAACAATCAAGACAGGTAGTGGACCTTTTGAGATTGCTGTTACACCCGATGGGAAGTATGCTTATGTTGTCAATAAACGCGATAATACCGCTCAAGTAATCAAAAGAAAAACAAATACAATTATCCGAACCATCCAGGTCGGAAAAAGTCCATCGGATGTAGGTACATCGCGAAAGTTCGTCTATGTTACTAATTCGGCTGATCATACCGTTTCAGTAATATGTATAAAGAAACAAAAAGTCGTTGAAACGATAATGGTCGGAAAAAGGCCGGTAGGAGTAACCATTACGCCTAAGAAGATGGGCAAAAAAACTTTAGGATTTGTAAGTAATAACGACAGCAATACGATTTCTATTTTCGATGTGAAACACAATAAGGTTATTGACACGATAAAAGCCGGTGTTGGCCCGGATCAAATTGCTTTCACGACGAACCGCAAATTAGCTTATGTCACCACGGATGATAATGTTTTGGTTATAGGTATTCATAGCCGAAGGATTCTAAAAAAGATTAAAGTAGGAGTTAAACCAATCGGTGTAGCCATAACCCCTAACAACAAATTTGCCTATGTTGGTAATGAAGGGGATAACACAGTTTCCGTCATAAAGCTTTTTAATAACAAGGTGATAGCTACCATACCTGTGGGGATCAAACCCGGCATTGTAGCCATTACACAAAATAGTAAATATGCCTATGTTGCCAATTTTGGAGAAAATACAGTTTCTGTAATAAGAATTAGGGATAATAAGGTTATTGACACGATAACAGTAGGAAATGCAGCATCTGGGCTTGCAATTATCCCTTTATAG
- a CDS encoding response regulator, which produces MLKLMIVDDEQIILAGIRDMVEKENTAFTKIVTANDGIEALEKMDYFRPDLIITDIQMPEMDGLTLIREAQKKDVSHFIILSGYDEFKYAREGIRLQVKEYLLKPINQLELAELLKRMAIDIMEEKQATQLKTQEAGEPQGNSNENIRILIDYIKTNYMKDISLGDAASLLDQHPVYVGQIFKKETGNTFNFLLNEVRVEKAKQLLIGMKGMSLDKIAKHVGYENRRTFYKVFRKYTGQTPGDYREAFFVISVDGGISDPS; this is translated from the coding sequence ATGCTGAAGTTAATGATCGTAGACGATGAACAGATTATATTAGCTGGCATACGGGACATGGTAGAAAAGGAAAATACCGCTTTCACCAAGATTGTTACAGCAAACGATGGTATCGAAGCGCTTGAAAAGATGGATTACTTTCGTCCTGACTTGATAATAACTGACATTCAAATGCCTGAAATGGATGGTTTGACTCTGATTCGCGAGGCTCAAAAGAAAGATGTCTCCCACTTTATCATTCTCTCGGGATATGACGAGTTTAAATATGCACGTGAAGGTATTCGCTTGCAAGTCAAAGAATACTTGTTGAAACCTATTAATCAGTTGGAGTTAGCCGAATTATTAAAAAGAATGGCAATTGATATTATGGAGGAGAAACAAGCCACTCAGCTTAAAACGCAAGAAGCCGGGGAACCACAAGGGAATTCTAATGAGAATATCAGAATCTTAATTGACTATATTAAGACAAATTATATGAAGGATATTTCTCTTGGTGACGCTGCCTCTTTGTTGGATCAGCATCCTGTGTATGTAGGGCAAATATTCAAAAAAGAAACGGGTAACACATTCAACTTTCTTCTCAATGAAGTCCGAGTAGAGAAGGCTAAGCAGCTTCTGATTGGGATGAAGGGGATGTCTTTGGACAAAATTGCGAAACACGTAGGCTACGAAAATCGCCGGACATTTTACAAAGTTTTTCGTAAATATACAGGTCAAACACCAGGCGACTATAGGGAAGCTTTTTTTGTCATCTCGGTTGATGGCGGCATATCTGATCCGAGTTAG
- the sigK gene encoding RNA polymerase sporulation sigma factor SigK — protein sequence MYYFEFTLLRVHNLKKFDNTGEDLEDLISIGTIGLIKAIESFSPNKGTKLATFAARCIENEILMHLRSLKKTRKDVSLHDPIGTDKDGNEITLIDILGTEADDVVDKVQLKIEKSKIYRNLEILDDREKEVVVGRFGLELGGEERTQREIAKELGISRSYVSRIEKRALMKLYHELYKAKR from the coding sequence GTGTATTATTTTGAATTTACGTTGCTTCGTGTTCACAACCTCAAAAAATTCGACAATACAGGGGAAGATCTTGAGGATTTGATCTCGATCGGGACGATAGGATTAATTAAGGCGATTGAGTCGTTCTCGCCGAACAAAGGGACCAAGCTCGCGACGTTTGCAGCTCGCTGTATCGAGAACGAGATTTTGATGCACTTACGTTCTCTGAAGAAAACGCGCAAAGATGTGTCTTTGCATGATCCCATCGGAACGGACAAAGATGGGAATGAAATCACTTTGATCGACATCCTCGGAACGGAAGCGGATGATGTCGTGGATAAGGTGCAGCTCAAGATAGAGAAGAGTAAAATATATCGGAACTTGGAAATCTTGGACGATCGCGAGAAGGAAGTCGTCGTTGGCCGGTTTGGTCTGGAGCTTGGCGGGGAAGAGCGGACGCAGCGGGAGATTGCGAAGGAGCTGGGTATTTCGCGGAGCTACGTTTCAAGGATTGAAAAAAGGGCGCTCATGAAGCTGTATCATGAGTTATATAAGGCAAAGCGGTAA